The Prionailurus viverrinus isolate Anna chromosome B4, UM_Priviv_1.0, whole genome shotgun sequence genome has a window encoding:
- the CKAP4 gene encoding cytoskeleton-associated protein 4 — translation MPSAKQRGSKGGHGAASPSEKGAHPSGGADDVAKKPPPAPQQPPPPAPHPQQHPPQHPQNQAHGKGGHRGGKSAAAAAAAASSSASCSRRLGRALNFLFFLALVAAAAFSGWCVHHVLEEVQQVRRGHQDFSRQREELGQGLQGVEQKVLSLQATFGTFESILRSSQHKQDLTEKAVKQGESEINRISEVLQKLQNEILKDLSDGIHVVKDARERDFTSLENTVEERLTELTKSINDNIAIFTDVQKRSQKEINDVKAKVASLENSEGYKQDLKALKEVVKEIQSSVKSREKDIETLRSTLQTLESDVYTEVKELVSLKQEQQKFQEAANSEHLTLQALTEKVLQSEEATSRLPEEIRRLKEELRHLETEALRPEEGVYKNSDALEALQEKSQGLDSRLQTVEDGVDAVQTASARHSESLEALLAKSEEQERRLAALQERVAGLGPSEDDAGGLASTVRSLGEAQLSLYGDVEELKRSMGELPSTVEALQKVQEQVHTLLGRDPARAAPLPPQDFLDRLSSLDNLKASVSQVESDLRMLRTAVDSLVAYSVKIETNENNLESARGLLDDLRNDLDRLFVKVEKIHEKV, via the exons ATGCCCTCGGCCAAACAAAGGGGCTCCAAGGGCGGCCACGGCGCCGCGAGCCCCTCGGAGAAGGGCGCCCACCCGTCGGGCGGCGCGGATGACGTGGCGAAGAAGCCGCCGCCGGCGccgcagcagccgccgccgcccgcgccgcacCCGCAGCAGCACCCGCCGCAGCATCCGCAGAACCAGGCGCACGGCAAGGGCGGCCACCGCGGCGGCAagtccgccgccgccgccgccgccgccgcctcgtcCTCGGCGTCCTGCTCGCGCAGGCTCGGCCGGGCGCTcaactttctcttcttcctcgCCCTGGTGGCGGCGGCCGCCTTCTCGGGCTGGTGTGTCCACCACGTCCTGGAGGAGGTCCAGCAGGTCCGGCGCGGCCACCAGGACTTCTCCCGGCAGAGGGAGGAGCTGGGCCAGGGCTTGCAGGGCGTCGAGCAGAAG GTGCTGTCTCTTCAAGCTACATTTGGGACTTTTGAGTCCATCTTGAGGAGCTCCCAGCATAAACAAGACCTCACGGAGAAAGCTGTGAAGCAAGGGGAGAGTGAGATTAACCGGATCAGTGAAGTTCTGCAGAAGCTCCAGAATGAGATTCTCAAAGACCTCTCTGATGGCATCCACGTGGTGAAGGATGCCCGGGAGCGGGACTTCACGTCTCTCGAGAACACGGTGGAGGAAAGGCTGACAGAGCTCACCAAGTCCATCAACGACAACATTGCCATCTTTACCGACGTCCAGAAGAGGAGCCAGAAGGAAATCAACGATGTGAAGGCGAAGGTCGCCTCTCTGGAAAACTCCGAGGGGTACAAGCAGGATCTGAAAGCCTTGAAGGAAGTTGTGAAGGAAATCCAGTCCTCTGTGAAGTCCAGAGAGAAGGACATCGAGACCTTGAGAAGCACCCTCCAGACCTTGGAATCTGACGTCTACACAGAGGTCAAGGAGCTGGTGAGCCTCAAACAGGAGCAGCAGAAATTCCAGGAGGCAGCCAATTCGGAGCACCTCACCTTGCAGGCCCTCACGGAGAAGGTTCTCCAGTCGGAGGAGGCCACCTCCCGCCTCCCTGAGGAGATCAGGAGACTCAAGGAGGAGCTGCGCCAcctggaaactgaggccctcagGCCGGAAGAAGGGGTTTACAAAAACTCTGATGCCTTAGAAGCGCTCCAGGAAAAGAGTCAGGGATTggactccaggctccaaaccgTGGAAGACGGAGTGGATGCCGTGCAGACGGCCTCTGCACGGCACAGCGAGAGCCTGGAGGCCCTGCTGGCCAAGAGCGAGGAGCAGGAGCGGCGCCTGGCCGCCCTGCAGGAGCGCGTGGCCGGCCTGGGCCCCTCGGAGGATGACGCGGGCGGCCTGGCCAGCACGGTGAGGAGCCTGGGCGAGGCCCAGCTCTCTCTCTACGGCGACGTGGAGGAGCTGAAGAGAAGCATGGGCGAGCTCCCCAGCACTGTGGAGGCTCTCCAGAAGGTGCAAGAGCAGGTGCACACGCTGCTGGGGCGGGACCCGGCCCGGGCGGCCCCCTTGCCTCCTCAGGACTTCCTGGACAGACTCTCTTCTCTAGACAACCTCAAAGCCTCAGTCAGCCAAGTGGAATCAGACTTGAGGATGCTCAGGACTGCCGTGGACAGTTTGGTCGCCTACTCGGTGAAAATAGAAACCAACGAGAACAACTTGGAATCAGCCAGGGGCTTGCTAGATGACCTGAGGAATGACCTGGATAGGTTGTTTGTGAAAGTGGAAAAGATTCATGAAAAAGTCTAA